The following coding sequences are from one Limnobacter sp. SAORIC-580 window:
- the coaD gene encoding pantetheine-phosphate adenylyltransferase: MRIAVYPGTFDPLTRGHEDLVRRGAKIFDKLVVGVADSPNKKPFFSMDERVQIAREVLSHYPNVEVKGFRGLLKDFVRDNNANVIIRGLRAVSDFEYEFQMAGMNRYLLPDVETMFLTPSDQYQFISGTIVREIASLGGDVSKFVFPSVEHWLNQKLGLTPPQVINK; the protein is encoded by the coding sequence ATGCGCATTGCTGTATATCCCGGAACATTTGACCCGTTAACCCGTGGTCATGAAGATTTGGTGCGCCGCGGCGCAAAAATATTCGACAAACTGGTGGTTGGTGTGGCCGACAGCCCCAACAAGAAGCCTTTCTTTTCAATGGACGAGCGTGTGCAAATTGCACGTGAAGTGCTAAGCCACTATCCCAATGTCGAAGTGAAGGGTTTTCGCGGCTTGCTGAAAGACTTTGTGCGCGACAACAACGCCAATGTGATTATTCGCGGCTTGCGTGCGGTAAGCGATTTTGAGTACGAATTTCAAATGGCGGGCATGAACCGCTATTTGCTGCCCGATGTAGAAACCATGTTCCTGACGCCATCGGACCAGTACCAGTTTATTTCCGGCACTATCGTGCGTGAAATTGCTTCACTGGGTGGCGATGTCAGCAAGTTTGTGTTTCCGTCGGTTGAACATTGGTTGAACCAGAAGCTGGGGCTGACCCCGCCGCAGGTGATCAACAAGTAA
- the rsmD gene encoding 16S rRNA (guanine(966)-N(2))-methyltransferase RsmD yields the protein MNKLRIIGGVWRRHLLPIAPVEGLRPTPDRVRETVFNWLGQDCTGMQVLDLYAGTGALGFEAASRGASQVVLVEQNRQVVAQLQQNKAYLLSKWLAAEGSPPSIQIESSDVLTCLKRLASGGKQFDLVALDPPFRSDLMLATLPLIKAVLKPEGLVYAEWHENLLADEAVLCKALNVQEIDALRHLKAGQVHAHLFALPAV from the coding sequence TTGAATAAGTTACGAATCATCGGCGGGGTGTGGCGCCGACACCTGCTGCCGATTGCGCCGGTCGAGGGCCTAAGGCCAACGCCCGACCGGGTGCGTGAAACCGTGTTTAACTGGTTGGGGCAAGACTGCACTGGCATGCAAGTGCTCGACTTGTACGCAGGCACGGGTGCTTTGGGGTTCGAGGCGGCCTCGCGCGGGGCAAGCCAGGTGGTACTGGTGGAGCAAAACCGCCAAGTGGTCGCCCAGTTGCAGCAGAACAAAGCCTACCTGTTGTCGAAATGGCTCGCCGCAGAGGGCAGCCCGCCTTCCATTCAAATTGAATCCAGTGACGTGCTCACTTGCCTGAAACGCTTGGCCAGTGGGGGGAAGCAATTCGACCTGGTGGCGCTAGACCCCCCTTTTCGAAGCGATTTGATGCTGGCCACCCTGCCGCTGATCAAAGCAGTGTTGAAACCAGAGGGGCTGGTGTATGCCGAATGGCATGAAAACCTGCTTGCTGACGAGGCCGTGCTGTGCAAGGCGTTGAATGTTCAAGAAATTGATGCTTTGCGACATTTAAAAGCAGGCCAAGTGCATGCCCATTTGTTTGCCCTGCCTGCTGTGTGA